In Alkalihalobacillus sp. FSL W8-0930, a single window of DNA contains:
- a CDS encoding carbohydrate kinase: MGNQNGVISLGELLVDMIPIDQENTTYQKSPGGAPANVAVGVSRLGVESYFIGSVGSDLLGNFLKKTLQFFGVHTHGLKQTTLAKTPLVFVELAEDGERSFEFLIDQSADQLLSADDLDESLFKQAKILHIGSISTIHQTSRAATHKAIHLAKENGMLVSFDPNIRLSLWPDELSALEQIKAVLLTSDIVKLSEEELEFLTSETDETAAVLKLKDYAIPLLIITKGEQGCSFYTNTHKVNIPAFKVSTVDTTGAGDAFVSSVLAELNHSKVALQELQPETLKQIGTFAAVSGALTASTKGAMTALPTREEVLAFLERER, from the coding sequence ATGGGAAATCAGAACGGAGTCATTTCGCTCGGGGAACTGTTGGTTGATATGATTCCAATAGATCAAGAAAATACTACTTATCAAAAAAGTCCTGGTGGTGCTCCTGCAAACGTGGCAGTAGGAGTAAGCCGTCTGGGTGTAGAGAGTTATTTTATCGGGTCTGTTGGCTCGGATCTCTTAGGAAACTTCCTGAAAAAAACACTGCAATTCTTTGGCGTGCATACGCATGGATTAAAGCAAACAACGCTTGCCAAGACACCACTTGTATTTGTGGAGCTTGCTGAGGACGGCGAGCGCAGCTTTGAATTCTTAATTGATCAAAGTGCAGATCAACTGCTTTCTGCAGATGATTTGGACGAATCACTTTTTAAGCAAGCTAAGATCTTACATATCGGCTCGATCTCAACCATTCATCAAACAAGTCGTGCTGCCACCCATAAGGCTATCCACCTTGCAAAAGAAAATGGAATGCTTGTTTCCTTTGATCCAAACATACGTCTTTCTCTTTGGCCGGACGAGCTTTCTGCGCTAGAACAAATAAAAGCTGTCCTGCTTACAAGTGATATTGTGAAGCTGTCCGAGGAGGAGCTTGAATTTCTAACAAGTGAAACTGATGAAACAGCAGCAGTGTTAAAGCTGAAGGATTATGCAATTCCCTTACTCATCATTACAAAGGGTGAGCAAGGCTGCTCCTTTTACACCAATACTCATAAAGTAAATATTCCCGCTTTTAAAGTGAGTACAGTGGATACCACAGGTGCAGGAGACGCGTTCGTTTCAAGTGTTCTTGCCGAACTGAATCATTCAAAGGTTGCACTGCAGGAGCTTCAACCAGAGACACTCAAACAGATTGGTACGTTCGCCGCTGTCTCGGGTGCACTCACTGCCTCAACAAAAGGTGCCATGACCGCTTTGCCAACACGTGAAGAAGTGCTCGCTTTTTTGGAGCGTGAGCGATAA